AAGTAAATTGTAGATAAAAGAAGATAAAAGTTATCTTGCTTTTATTATTCTAGTAGTTTCTGGAACATTCTTGAATAAAATCCTATACCTACACTTAGGACATTTATTTTCCATGTAGCTTTTATGATCTACTTCTGTTC
The DNA window shown above is from Methanobrevibacter oralis and carries:
- a CDS encoding DNA-directed RNA polymerase subunit P; protein product: MYRCPHCGTEVDHKSYMENKCPKCRYRILFKNVPETTRIIKAR